The proteins below are encoded in one region of Oreochromis niloticus isolate F11D_XX linkage group LG6, O_niloticus_UMD_NMBU, whole genome shotgun sequence:
- the as3mt gene encoding arsenite methyltransferase: MDPGKSTCPKAFSDSTIHVDVKDYYGKRLKQTSDLKTNACVAPVQPTPDFIRQALKKVHPEITARYYGCGLVVPECLEGCRILDLGSGSGRDCYMLSQLVGEKGHVTGIDMTDGQLELARTYVDHHMKEFGYKKPNINFVQGYIEALTEAGLENDSFDVIISNCVVNLSPDKRMVLTEAYKVLKDGGELYFSDIYSNGRLTEEIKNHKVLWGECLAGALWWKDLLQLAEKVGFSPPRLVTASVITVDNKELQDILGNFKFVSATYRLFKVPKGNTKNCKVIYNGGMTGAEDSFQFDCQYTFKANEVVEVDGEVANILTHSRFAEDFTFQPLGGPTGPCGVKPKAGIEDPFELALMLGVQGPASATGGCCSTQSAGCCK, translated from the exons ATGGACCCTGGAAAGAG tacGTGTCCAAAGGCATTCTCTGATAGCACCATTCACGTGGACGTGAAG GATTATTATGGCAAGAGGCTGAAGCAAACCTCAGACCTAAAGACCAATGCCTGCGTGGCTCCAGTGCAGCCCACCCCTGACTTCATTCGCCAGGCACTAAAGAAAGTACACCCTGAAATCACTGCTAG GTACTATGGCTGTGGTTTGGTTGTGCCAGAATGCTTAGAGGGCTGCAGGATACTAGACTTGGGCAGTGGAAGTGGGAGGGACTGCTATATGTTGAGTCAGCTTGTGGGTGAGAAGGGCCATGTCACTGGTATTGACATGACTGACGGCCAG cTTGAGTTGGCCAGGACCTATGTGGACCATCACATGAAAGAGTTTGGTTACAAGAAGCCAAATATAAATTTTGTCCAAGGCTACATCGAAGCCTTGACCGAGGCAGGTCTGGAAAATGACTCGTTCGATGTTATCAT CTCCAACTGTGTAGTGAATCTTTCTCCAGACAAGAGGATGGTACTGACTGAAGCTTACAAAGTACTTAAG GATGGTGGTGAGCTGTACTTCAGTGACATTTACAGCAATGGAAGACTAACAGAGGaaattaaaaatcacaaagtgttATGGG GTGAGTGCCTTGCTGGAGCACTCTGGTGGAAGGATCTCCTGCAATTGGCTGAAAAAGTGGGCTTCAGCCCCCCACGGCTGGTTACGGCCAGTGTCATCACTGTTGACAACAAGGAACTGCAGGACATTCTTg GCAACTTCAAGTTTGTTTCTGCCACATACCGCTTGTTTAAGGTCCCCAAAGGGAACACCAAGAACTGCAAAGTCATATATAATGGGGGCATGACAGGGGCAGAGGATAGTTTCCAGTTTGACTGTCAGTACACCTTCAAG GCCAATGAAGTTGTGGAGGTGGATGGAGAGGTGGCCAACATACTGACACATTCCAGATTTGCAGAGGACTTCACTTTTCAGCCACTGGGGGGCCCCACTGGGCCCTGTGGAGTCAAACCTAAG GCTGGCATTGAGGACCCTTTTGAGCTGGCCCTGATGTTGGGTGTGCAAGGCCCTGCATCAGCCACTGGGGGATGCTGCAGCACACAGTCTGCTGGCTGCTGCAAGTGA